The following coding sequences are from one Dreissena polymorpha isolate Duluth1 chromosome 8, UMN_Dpol_1.0, whole genome shotgun sequence window:
- the LOC127842536 gene encoding uncharacterized protein LOC127842536, with protein MMSKKTKQSSLPPLRMPPLPVVEAPPVTRVAGCDDKLYEKPEESTGATTLDGRLLELEVDRVYEQGVTRFREETSSACADVLGELQGEMSAMSGRQIRAFETQLSERHSAIVREEERLRNAFFAFTEEQLLEFQKSIVVHYQKRNCTLSLTPSVPTNDEHLDKFYISPSILDRKAHSQPFVSSVTEPPAPVRCFRGVFYHNNYIAHNIYMEGESGIGKSAFCAKIVLEWCRFREHEYTHAQDIHVRDEASDHISGLGECNTRLHAAGDGFRDGSVLGEFRFLFVVCLRDASEVECDIDQMIMHQVVKYLPMEYDLTFLKAILAHHRCLVLLDGLDEWLHPERNIRQCACKRSTVVPFCRTRTSCTVLTTTRHWKMANAKLRDSEIDKHLEIVGLENTDDLINRVLGSLNSRYGRTLMKEQFDQEVDMRHCRHLIARPIICMQLLSLWYDGHLHSSSVARIYSSMVDMLFRRARDKKEDAADLGASSALYQSFGSSDVELPRFYQLHRNIIDNCNFFLKLCKLAFDTLFTLDRESSIVFDGKVVNKYLSGLEWIAALETGILSQTQSLSTLTERRTMYTFMHRSFQEFLAAAFLHVRFARLEEALESLLWVTDSEETGDISARLSDLLEEMYRGQI; from the exons ATGATGTCCAAAAAGACCAAACAATCCTCGCTGCCCCCTCTGCGTATGCCGCCTCTTCCTGTAGTGGAGGCTCCACCGGTCACTCGTGTGGCCGGATGTGACGATAAGCTGTATGAAAAACCGGAAGAAAGTACAGGCGCCACGACGCTGGATGGCAGATTGTTGGAACTAGAGGTTGATCGTGTGTATGAGCAAGGTGTGACGCGGTTCCGTGAGGAGACCAGTAGCGCATGCGCGGACGTGCTGGGGGAGCTGCAAGGAGAGATGAGCGCCATGAGCGGCAGGCAGATACGGGCTTTCGAAACTCAGCTATCAGAGAGACACTCGGCTATTGTGAGGGAAGAAGAACGACTCAGGAACGCATTCTTTGCATTCACCGAGGAGCAATTATTAG agtTCCAAAAGAGTATCGTTGTCCATTACCAGAAACGGAATTGTACGCTTTCATTAACGCCATCAGTTCCGACAAACGATGAACACTTAGACAAATTTTACATCTCACCTTCCATTCTTGATCGGAAAGCACATTCTCAGCCGTTTGTGTCATCCGTCACTGAACCTCCGGCTCCCGTCCGCTGCTTCAGGGGCGTATTTTATCATAATAACTACATAGCGCATAACATATATATGGAAGGAGAATCAGGGATAGGCAAGTCCGCTTTCTGTGCTAAAATTGTTTTAGAATGGTGCCGTTTTCGGGAACATGAGTATACACACGCTCAGGATATCCATGTAAGAGATGAGGCCAGCGATCACATTTCCGGGTTAGGTGAGTGCAACACACGGTTGCACGCTGCTGGGGACGGTTTCCGGGACGGTAGTGTACTGGGTGAGTTCCGGTTCTTGTTTGTAGTCTGCCTGAGGGACGCCAGCGAGGTCGAGTGCGACATCGACCAGATGATCATGCACCAGGTCGTTAAATACCTACCCATGGAGTACGACCTCACGTTCCTGAAGGCTATCCTGGCTCACCACCGCTGTCTGGTGCTGCTGGACGGTCTGGACGAGTGGCTTCACCCGGAGAGAAACATACGTCAATGCGCCTGCAAACGGAGCACCGTGGTTCCGTTTTGTCGTACCAGGACGTCGTGCACCGTCCTCACAACCACGCGGCATTGGAAAATGGCGAATGCAAAACTGAGAGACTCCGAAATTGACAAACACTTAGAAATAGTTGGACTAGAAAACACTGACGATTTGATTAATCGTGTACTTGGAAGTCTTAATAGTCGATATGGAAGAACACTGATGAAAGAACAATTTGACCAGGAAGTCGATATGCGACATTGTCGCCATCTTATCGCACGCCCTATTATCTGCATGCAGCTGTTGTCGTTGTGGTATGACGGCCACCTACACAGCAGCTCTGTGGCCCGGATCTACAGTAGCATGGTGGACATGCTGTTCCGGCGCGCCCGGGATAAGAAAGAAGACGCCGCGGATCTCGGAGCGTCCAGCGCCCTCTATCAGTCCTTCGGCTCCTCGGATGTTGAACTGCCGCGCTTTTATCAGTTGCATAGAAACATAATAGATAACTGCAACTTCTTTTTAAAACTCTGTAAGTTAGCTTTCGATACTTTATTCACACTGGACCGAGAGTCTTCGATTGTATTTGACGGGAAAGTCGTAAACAAGTATCTGTCCGGTCTGGAATGGATAGCAGCTCTCGAAACAGGCATCCTCTCTCAGACACAATCGCTGTCCACGCTGACGGAGCGACGTACCATGTATACTTTTATGCACCGCTCCTTCCAGGAATTCCTGGCGGCCGCCTTCCTGCATGTGAGGTTTGCGCGCCTAGAGGAGGCACTGGAGTCCCTACTGTGGGTGACGGACTCGGAAGAGACTGGTGACATCTCGGCAAGATTAAGCGATCTGCTGGAGGAGATGTACAGGGGTCAAATCTAG